One window from the genome of Treponema sp. OMZ 838 encodes:
- a CDS encoding YbhB/YbcL family Raf kinase inhibitor-like protein, whose protein sequence is MKHIYTKMLPFMAALIVISCGSCSSKDEIKPLTEGGSMKLTSTAFADGEKMPQEFAKLGANHIPPLEIDGVPEGTKSLAIIVHDPDAPLPGGFYHWTLWNIPPQTTSIGEGNVPSDAVEGETSWGTSGYNGPQPPFGTHRYIFYLYALDMNLSLPAGSSVKELKAAIKGHAIEAASLTGMFGAKDNP, encoded by the coding sequence ATGAAACATATCTATACGAAAATGCTGCCATTTATGGCGGCGCTGATTGTTATTTCCTGCGGAAGCTGCTCAAGTAAAGACGAAATCAAGCCGCTTACTGAAGGAGGTTCTATGAAGTTGACAAGCACGGCTTTTGCCGACGGCGAAAAAATGCCCCAAGAATTTGCAAAACTCGGAGCGAATCACATTCCTCCGCTCGAAATCGACGGTGTACCGGAGGGTACAAAGAGTCTTGCGATTATCGTGCACGATCCGGATGCGCCGCTTCCCGGCGGATTTTATCATTGGACGCTGTGGAACATTCCGCCGCAAACAACGTCGATCGGAGAAGGTAATGTGCCATCGGATGCCGTCGAAGGCGAAACAAGCTGGGGTACGAGCGGCTACAACGGGCCTCAACCGCCGTTTGGGACGCACCGCTATATTTTTTATCTCTATGCGCTCGATATGAATCTGAGTCTTCCGGCGGGCAGCAGCGTAAAAGAGCTTAAAGCCGCGATTAAGGGGCACGCAATCGAAGCTGCTTCACTTACGGGTATGTTCGGTGCTAAGGATAACCCCTGA
- a CDS encoding Type 1 glutamine amidotransferase-like domain-containing protein codes for MNLFLCSHFSKVGALLKDLIAGKRVAFIPTASIHEGYTGYVGSARTLFKKLGAELTEIEISTANASDITQVFDAADIIYFTGGNAFFLIDQLRKTGTDTLLKQQLEKGKLFIGESAGAIVCAPELSYIEKMDPIPENYSQSDYAGLGLINFYVLPHYLTAPFKKVTADIMQSFSKIELCAINNAQALSVKDGVRKLVSVEKE; via the coding sequence ATGAATTTATTTTTGTGCTCACACTTTTCGAAAGTAGGCGCTCTTCTTAAAGATCTCATTGCGGGGAAAAGAGTTGCTTTCATTCCCACTGCATCGATACACGAAGGGTACACAGGCTATGTAGGGTCAGCCCGTACATTATTCAAAAAATTAGGAGCCGAGCTGACTGAAATTGAGATTTCAACTGCAAACGCTTCCGATATTACGCAGGTGTTTGATGCAGCAGATATTATTTATTTTACCGGCGGTAATGCATTTTTCCTTATTGATCAATTGAGGAAAACCGGTACGGATACGTTGCTAAAGCAACAGCTGGAAAAAGGGAAATTATTTATTGGGGAATCAGCAGGCGCTATTGTATGTGCTCCGGAGCTTTCTTATATTGAAAAAATGGATCCTATTCCGGAAAATTATTCTCAGAGTGATTATGCCGGATTAGGACTCATCAATTTTTATGTGCTACCGCACTATCTTACCGCACCATTCAAAAAAGTTACCGCAGACATTATGCAGTCATTCTCAAAGATCGAACTATGCGCTATCAATAATGCACAAGCTCTTAGTGTTAAAGACGGAGTACGGAAGCTGGTGAGTGTAGAGAAAGAGTAA